In one window of Frigoriglobus tundricola DNA:
- a CDS encoding lipoyl(octanoyl) transferase LipB → MTAREEPSEFVAPRSLAGYLLGAPTFDALLALQRRLVYDVSGDRDTASLVICDHPTGITIGREGSVSHVRPNPNELAARGWPVHWVARGGGAMLHLPGQVACYPVFALDALNLTAGRFVAELQAVARDLCGEFGVEAVADPERPGVRANGRRIAHVGVAVRNWVTSFGLVVNVNPDLAPFRSVRCDGDPVPMTSLARESALRVRVSGVRQRLLELIATRFGFDRVSVFHNHPAALPHPTRHAIPHGS, encoded by the coding sequence GTGACCGCCAGAGAGGAGCCGTCGGAGTTCGTTGCGCCGCGTTCGCTCGCCGGGTACCTGCTGGGCGCGCCGACGTTCGACGCACTGCTCGCCCTCCAGCGCCGACTGGTGTACGACGTCTCGGGCGATCGTGACACCGCTTCCCTCGTGATTTGTGACCACCCGACCGGAATCACAATCGGCCGCGAGGGCAGCGTTTCGCACGTCCGCCCCAACCCCAACGAACTGGCCGCTCGCGGCTGGCCCGTTCACTGGGTGGCCCGCGGGGGCGGGGCCATGTTGCACCTGCCCGGACAGGTGGCGTGCTACCCGGTGTTCGCGCTCGACGCTCTCAACTTGACCGCCGGCCGCTTTGTTGCGGAACTACAGGCGGTCGCCCGCGACCTGTGCGGCGAGTTCGGCGTGGAAGCCGTCGCGGACCCCGAACGGCCCGGTGTGCGCGCCAACGGGCGCCGCATTGCACACGTAGGCGTCGCCGTCAGGAACTGGGTCACGAGTTTCGGCCTTGTCGTGAACGTGAACCCCGATCTCGCACCGTTCCGCTCCGTTCGGTGCGACGGCGACCCCGTGCCGATGACCTCTCTCGCACGCGAGAGCGCGCTGCGTGTGCGCGTCTCGGGCGTCCGCCAACGGCTCCTGGAGCTGATCGCCACCCGCTTCGGTTTCGACCGCGTTTCCGTCTTCCATAACCACCCCGCGGCCCTGCCGCACCCGACACGACATGCGATCCCTCACGGTTCTTGA
- a CDS encoding glycosyltransferase family protein, producing MYRQILTHPITMAALVTLANAVKPVTVDDTAYIIYARHIAAHPTDPYGFPIFWWFAPEPAMGVLCPPVVPYWLAGGVALFGDSPALLKLWVFPFVWLLAWALRALVRRFARGTETFALPLLILSPAVLPTVNLMLDVPAAALAMAAVELFIRACRPRTSELPTGIDGRPNRLLAVAAGLVAGLAMQTKYSAFVAPAVIMWFGLTHRRAVTAVVAVCACGAVFAGWELCLVEKYGQSHFWFHATAPSDPPPGENKFSAALAEKFELIGFLAGHFGCLAVGAGLVAGSALRVPRRWLVGTAVIWSVGFVLVATLPRRWTVWDGDVTLTTAFWQASGALWFASVTACATALLLRVKRGVGFRLRPDTIFLIGWLAIEVAAALALTPFPAARRVIGTTLVAGLVAARAAGRIARARPGRRPSRGVLALGIAAGIAVAAIDVLDAFPEQVCAEMSADVTRDRPDTATVWYAGHWGFQHYCEREGMRPLVAGESVVRAGDYVVLPIHPDGGFHRPYTGFTVKEPLREGDEVAVIVWDDPLSAKTVPNFYGGVDPVAGRDHPRLRVRVYRLRADWAP from the coding sequence TTGTACCGGCAAATCCTGACGCACCCGATCACTATGGCCGCACTGGTCACCCTCGCGAACGCGGTCAAACCGGTGACCGTGGACGACACCGCTTACATCATTTACGCCCGCCACATTGCGGCCCATCCGACCGACCCCTACGGGTTCCCGATCTTCTGGTGGTTCGCACCGGAACCGGCGATGGGTGTCCTGTGCCCACCGGTGGTGCCGTACTGGCTCGCGGGCGGGGTTGCCCTCTTTGGCGACTCCCCTGCCCTGTTAAAGTTATGGGTATTCCCCTTCGTCTGGTTGCTCGCCTGGGCACTCCGTGCGCTGGTACGCCGCTTCGCACGCGGCACCGAAACGTTCGCGCTGCCGCTCCTGATCCTCTCGCCGGCGGTGCTCCCCACCGTCAACCTGATGCTCGACGTGCCCGCCGCCGCGCTCGCGATGGCCGCGGTCGAACTGTTCATCCGGGCGTGTCGCCCGAGAACCTCCGAACTCCCGACCGGAATCGACGGACGGCCGAACAGGCTTCTCGCCGTGGCGGCGGGACTCGTTGCGGGGCTGGCGATGCAAACCAAGTACAGCGCGTTCGTTGCACCCGCCGTGATCATGTGGTTCGGGCTGACCCACCGACGTGCGGTTACTGCCGTCGTGGCGGTGTGCGCGTGTGGCGCGGTGTTCGCCGGATGGGAGCTGTGCCTGGTCGAGAAGTACGGTCAGTCGCACTTCTGGTTTCACGCCACGGCACCGTCCGATCCCCCTCCGGGTGAGAACAAGTTCTCGGCGGCCCTCGCGGAAAAGTTCGAGCTGATCGGGTTCCTCGCCGGTCATTTCGGCTGTCTCGCGGTCGGCGCCGGACTCGTTGCCGGATCGGCGCTCCGGGTTCCGCGACGCTGGCTCGTCGGCACGGCGGTGATCTGGAGTGTGGGCTTTGTACTCGTGGCGACGCTCCCGCGCCGCTGGACGGTTTGGGACGGCGACGTCACTCTCACGACTGCCTTTTGGCAGGCGAGCGGTGCCCTCTGGTTCGCTTCCGTGACCGCGTGCGCGACCGCGCTTCTCCTCCGCGTGAAAAGAGGGGTCGGGTTCCGGCTCCGTCCGGACACGATATTCCTCATCGGGTGGCTCGCGATCGAGGTGGCCGCGGCGCTCGCACTCACCCCGTTCCCCGCGGCCCGGCGCGTGATCGGTACGACCCTGGTGGCGGGTCTCGTGGCCGCCCGCGCGGCCGGCCGGATCGCCCGGGCGCGGCCCGGCCGCCGACCGTCGCGCGGGGTTCTCGCACTCGGTATCGCGGCGGGCATCGCGGTCGCGGCAATCGACGTGCTGGATGCGTTTCCGGAGCAGGTGTGTGCCGAAATGAGCGCCGACGTCACGCGCGACCGCCCGGATACGGCAACGGTTTGGTACGCCGGGCACTGGGGCTTCCAGCACTATTGCGAGCGTGAAGGGATGCGCCCGCTCGTCGCGGGGGAATCGGTCGTGCGAGCGGGCGATTATGTGGTGCTGCCGATCCACCCGGACGGCGGATTTCACCGGCCCTATACCGGATTTACTGTGAAAGAGCCGCTGCGGGAGGGAGATGAAGTCGCCGTGATCGTGTGGGACGATCCCCTCTCAGCGAAGACGGTGCCGAACTTCTACGGCGGAGTCGATCCGGTTGCCGGCCGCGATCATCCCCGGCTCCGCGTCCGCGTCTATCGGCTCCGGGCGGATTGGGCGCCCTAA
- a CDS encoding outer membrane protein assembly factor BamB family protein has protein sequence MRRFGPLPLLTFALPLAALTVAPAPAPGDDPPARVLPVRQPIKRQVGPGETTLSAPATDDDALKQAGLKSTEAGPLLEYLKQRTLTEGAQAKIGDVIKRFGADDFEERVKATEEVERFGPAAITPLKTAERDADPEIAYRAHLAIKRMEKVPHSQVAAAAVRGVVKLKPKDAAAVLLGFLPSADTEEVAEEIRTGLVALAVADRKPEPALVAALGDKMVVRRTAAYLALTEGGPADERIRIKEAFPLVKAAVRKETDTDAKFVGLWALLLTTREKEFVPDLLAMIPQLPRGRIWQLEELLLQLAAEGKPEAKFGKSEEQLAKARDAWTGWWAKKGADIDLVKFTFAPRITGYTDIIEYDGRGYGVYRVLTLGPDMKEKAKMSGAGADQLVFPTDVKKLPSGNYLVAEQNGNRITERDSTGKTLKTIDVQQPLSMDLLAGGGMIVVCRNQVVQLDKDAKQVWAYQRPQYDIMGGRRLPGGDIIFVTNTFQGANCFRLHAEADKAGKWSVKESGKALTLGRIQQYQSPDATGEDKILVCEYNRVVEYDLKTGKDVWKYDSPYPSSCQRLPNGNTLMTLMNHQPHGKVIEVDTNGDIVWEFESKDGLRCARAYRR, from the coding sequence ATGCGTCGTTTCGGGCCGCTGCCGCTGCTCACGTTCGCCCTGCCGCTCGCCGCGCTGACCGTTGCACCCGCTCCGGCCCCGGGCGACGACCCACCGGCCCGGGTTCTGCCCGTCCGCCAGCCCATCAAGCGCCAGGTCGGTCCGGGCGAAACCACGCTCTCGGCCCCCGCGACCGACGACGACGCGCTCAAACAGGCGGGCCTGAAATCGACCGAGGCCGGGCCGCTCCTCGAATATTTGAAGCAGCGGACCCTCACCGAAGGCGCCCAGGCGAAGATCGGGGACGTCATCAAGCGGTTCGGGGCCGACGACTTCGAGGAGCGCGTGAAAGCGACGGAGGAGGTCGAGCGGTTCGGGCCCGCGGCCATAACGCCGCTGAAGACGGCCGAACGCGACGCCGACCCCGAGATCGCGTACCGCGCGCACCTGGCGATCAAGCGCATGGAGAAGGTGCCGCACTCGCAGGTGGCGGCGGCGGCGGTGCGGGGCGTCGTCAAGCTCAAGCCGAAGGACGCGGCGGCCGTGCTCCTCGGCTTCCTCCCGAGCGCGGACACGGAGGAGGTCGCCGAGGAGATCCGCACCGGGCTCGTCGCGCTCGCGGTCGCGGACAGGAAACCGGAGCCCGCACTGGTCGCGGCCCTGGGCGACAAAATGGTGGTCCGTCGCACGGCCGCGTACCTCGCCCTCACCGAGGGCGGCCCGGCCGACGAACGGATTCGGATCAAGGAGGCGTTCCCGCTCGTGAAGGCCGCGGTCCGTAAGGAGACGGATACCGACGCGAAGTTCGTCGGCCTCTGGGCACTGCTCCTGACCACGCGCGAGAAGGAATTCGTTCCGGACCTGCTCGCCATGATCCCGCAACTCCCGCGGGGCCGGATCTGGCAACTCGAAGAGCTCCTGTTGCAACTGGCCGCGGAGGGCAAACCCGAGGCCAAGTTCGGTAAGTCCGAGGAGCAGTTGGCCAAAGCGCGGGACGCCTGGACCGGCTGGTGGGCGAAGAAGGGCGCGGACATCGATCTGGTGAAATTCACGTTCGCGCCCCGGATCACCGGCTACACGGACATCATCGAGTACGACGGCCGCGGGTACGGCGTCTACCGGGTGCTCACGCTCGGGCCGGACATGAAGGAGAAGGCGAAAATGTCCGGCGCGGGTGCCGACCAGCTCGTCTTCCCGACGGACGTGAAGAAGCTCCCGAGCGGGAACTACCTGGTCGCGGAACAGAACGGCAACCGCATCACCGAGCGGGACTCGACGGGCAAGACACTCAAAACGATCGACGTCCAGCAGCCGCTCTCCATGGACCTGCTGGCCGGCGGCGGCATGATCGTCGTGTGTCGCAACCAGGTGGTCCAGTTGGACAAGGACGCGAAGCAGGTGTGGGCGTACCAGCGCCCGCAGTACGACATCATGGGCGGCCGGCGGCTGCCCGGCGGGGACATCATTTTTGTCACCAACACGTTCCAGGGGGCGAACTGCTTCCGGCTCCACGCCGAGGCCGATAAGGCCGGAAAGTGGAGCGTCAAAGAGAGCGGCAAAGCCCTCACCCTCGGCCGCATCCAACAGTACCAGTCGCCCGACGCGACGGGCGAGGACAAGATCCTCGTGTGCGAGTACAACCGCGTCGTCGAGTACGACCTGAAGACGGGTAAAGACGTCTGGAAGTACGACTCGCCCTATCCGTCCTCGTGCCAGCGGTTGCCGAACGGCAACACGCTCATGACGCTCATGAACCACCAGCCGCACGGCAAGGTGATCGAGGTCGATACGAACGGCGACATCGTCTGGGAGTTCGAGTCGAAGGACGGTCTCCGCTGTGCGCGGGCCTACCGCCGGTAA
- a CDS encoding MlaD family protein: MADRALRLRLGLFMGGSLIALTGLVVLFGGSPTLFSNDVKYAVLFPEAPGIGPGTPIRKSGVRIGQVTALELDPVSGQVRVRIAVDRTYLPRKSEEANITRGLLSGDTAIDFLPKLGEDAQPVPRGDEWPPGSEIPGIPPLTPRSFITQASLAQAQQSLERITRAFERLEKLQSLGPKVEATADEATALFKDIRTFIPELRKTNQKIQGLIGGDPPPKAGPIAPVGFLEAQPPEVGDVNLKGLIRDAQEALRAVRPAVDEFRATMKRIEPDLSAAIKGARSAFDGVNDVLSPENRKQFNEVLKNLNTVSGSIIKFAASLGAVLDQAERAIKNIDTQVSQVGLIVGDVRAVTRPLAARAEGLVKSVAESADDLGKVLAEIRGVVGAFAKENGSVQKLITDPSVYQNLDAAAGSLARILARSEKITRDLETFADKVARRPELIGVGGAIRGSAGLKEAPGAPSYRTDWPPASSAVPFTESNWPPVQPKPPIQGMKP, translated from the coding sequence ATGGCAGACCGTGCATTGAGACTGCGGCTGGGGCTGTTCATGGGCGGATCGCTGATCGCGCTCACGGGCCTCGTCGTGCTCTTCGGCGGCTCGCCGACCCTGTTCTCGAACGACGTGAAATACGCGGTCCTCTTTCCCGAGGCGCCCGGCATCGGGCCCGGAACCCCGATCCGCAAATCGGGCGTCCGGATCGGCCAGGTCACCGCGCTCGAGCTGGACCCGGTCAGCGGGCAGGTGCGGGTCCGCATCGCGGTGGACAGGACGTACCTGCCGCGGAAGTCCGAAGAGGCGAACATCACCCGCGGGCTCCTGAGCGGCGACACGGCCATCGACTTTTTGCCCAAACTCGGCGAAGACGCTCAGCCGGTCCCGCGCGGCGACGAGTGGCCGCCCGGTTCGGAGATCCCCGGCATCCCGCCGCTCACCCCGCGGAGCTTCATCACACAGGCCTCGCTCGCCCAGGCGCAACAGTCGCTCGAGCGGATCACCCGGGCGTTCGAGCGGTTGGAAAAGCTCCAGTCGCTCGGGCCGAAGGTCGAGGCCACCGCCGACGAGGCGACCGCGCTCTTCAAGGACATCCGGACCTTCATCCCCGAACTCCGCAAAACGAACCAGAAGATCCAGGGGCTGATCGGCGGCGACCCGCCGCCCAAGGCCGGACCGATCGCACCGGTCGGGTTCCTGGAGGCCCAGCCCCCCGAAGTCGGGGACGTGAACCTGAAGGGGCTGATCCGGGACGCCCAGGAGGCGCTCCGCGCCGTGCGCCCGGCGGTGGACGAGTTCCGCGCGACCATGAAGCGGATCGAGCCGGACCTGAGTGCGGCCATTAAGGGCGCGCGCTCCGCGTTCGACGGCGTGAACGACGTCCTCTCGCCGGAGAACCGCAAGCAGTTCAACGAGGTCCTCAAGAACCTCAACACCGTGTCCGGCAGCATCATCAAGTTCGCCGCGTCGCTGGGGGCCGTTCTCGATCAGGCCGAGCGGGCGATCAAGAACATTGACACCCAGGTGTCACAGGTGGGGCTCATCGTCGGCGACGTGCGCGCGGTGACCCGCCCGCTGGCGGCCCGGGCCGAGGGGCTCGTGAAATCGGTCGCCGAATCGGCCGACGACCTGGGCAAGGTGCTGGCCGAGATCCGCGGGGTGGTCGGCGCGTTCGCCAAGGAGAACGGGTCCGTTCAGAAGCTCATTACCGACCCGAGCGTCTACCAGAACCTGGACGCCGCCGCCGGCTCCCTGGCCCGGATCCTCGCGCGGTCCGAGAAGATCACCCGCGACCTCGAAACGTTCGCGGACAAAGTGGCCCGGCGGCCGGAGCTGATCGGGGTCGGCGGCGCGATTCGCGGCAGCGCCGGGTTGAAGGAGGCGCCCGGCGCGCCGAGCTACCGGACCGACTGGCCCCCGGCGTCGAGCGCCGTCCCGTTCACCGAGTCCAACTGGCCGCCCGTGCAACCCAAGCCGCCCATCCAGGGAATGAAGCCGTGA
- a CDS encoding RraA family protein, with protein MPAPVVAPEVLDALRKYDTPTVCNVLELFECRPRTAGYTDGRIRACYPALPPMVGFATTATFRAAAPPKGGDTYMGLGAQVERIAAMSGPKVVVFQDLDDPAVAATFGEIMCTTYKAFGCVGLITSGAGRDLDQVEPLKFPCFTAGTMPSHGYTQIVELEVPVRVGGVWVNPGDLLHGDRNGVTTIPIELAALTAEGCAGFMDAEAVVLDYLRKGNATAAGFTAARDECKRRMNELGKKLKSLAATAR; from the coding sequence ATGCCCGCCCCCGTCGTTGCCCCCGAAGTTCTCGACGCGCTCCGCAAGTACGACACGCCGACGGTGTGTAACGTCCTGGAACTCTTCGAGTGCCGCCCCCGAACCGCGGGCTACACGGACGGCCGCATCAGGGCGTGCTACCCGGCTCTGCCGCCGATGGTCGGGTTCGCGACCACCGCCACGTTCCGCGCCGCCGCGCCCCCCAAGGGCGGCGACACCTACATGGGCCTGGGCGCTCAGGTGGAACGGATCGCCGCCATGAGTGGGCCGAAGGTCGTCGTGTTTCAAGACCTGGACGACCCGGCCGTGGCCGCCACGTTCGGCGAGATCATGTGTACCACATATAAGGCGTTCGGGTGCGTGGGGCTGATCACCAGCGGCGCGGGCCGCGATCTCGACCAGGTGGAACCGCTCAAGTTCCCCTGCTTCACCGCGGGGACGATGCCGTCACACGGGTACACCCAGATCGTCGAACTGGAGGTGCCGGTGCGTGTCGGTGGGGTGTGGGTGAACCCCGGCGATCTGCTCCACGGCGACCGCAACGGCGTGACAACGATTCCGATTGAACTGGCGGCGCTGACCGCCGAGGGGTGCGCCGGATTCATGGACGCGGAAGCCGTCGTACTGGACTACCTCCGCAAGGGAAACGCGACCGCGGCAGGGTTCACCGCCGCACGGGACGAATGCAAGCGCCGGATGAACGAATTGGGCAAGAAGTTGAAATCGCTCGCCGCGACCGCACGATGA
- a CDS encoding DSD1 family PLP-dependent enzyme, whose translation MPAPDTASTLATPGQRITELDTPQLLIDLDAVDGNVRFLLAEGRRRGVRVRVHFKSLKCTGLARYLAAAGPDGFVCAKLNEAEALADAGITDLLLANQLVGPHKLRRAARLARRSDLTVCVDDIDNARALSAAAVTEGTTIRILVEVDIGMARCGVAIGAAAVDLARAVAELPGLRFRGLQGYDGHLQMIPDYDDRKAQSLAGADALVGTRRRIEQTGLPVAVVTGGGTGTWEFVASVPGVTEIQPGSFVVMDAAYHRVRPEFARALSVLTTVVSRRPGRYVLDAGSKAISRDFGTPEVKGRAGDRVDRLNEEHTIVEVSGDGPSVGDCVEVWPTHCCATMNLHRTCVGVRAGKVEAVWPIECSGRYD comes from the coding sequence ATGCCTGCCCCGGACACCGCCTCCACCCTGGCAACGCCCGGCCAGCGGATCACCGAACTCGACACGCCGCAACTGCTGATCGACCTGGACGCGGTGGACGGCAACGTGCGGTTCCTCCTTGCAGAGGGCCGGCGCCGGGGGGTGCGCGTCCGCGTTCACTTCAAGAGCCTGAAGTGTACCGGGCTCGCGCGCTACCTCGCCGCGGCCGGCCCCGACGGCTTCGTTTGCGCCAAGCTCAACGAGGCCGAGGCGCTGGCCGATGCCGGCATCACGGACCTCTTGCTGGCCAACCAGTTGGTCGGGCCGCACAAGCTGCGCCGGGCCGCGCGGCTCGCGCGCCGGTCCGACCTGACCGTGTGCGTGGACGACATCGATAACGCCCGCGCCCTCAGCGCCGCGGCCGTCACCGAGGGCACGACGATCAGGATTCTGGTCGAGGTCGACATCGGCATGGCGCGGTGCGGGGTGGCGATCGGCGCGGCGGCGGTCGATCTCGCTCGTGCGGTAGCGGAACTGCCCGGCCTGCGGTTCCGCGGGTTACAAGGGTACGACGGGCACCTGCAAATGATCCCCGACTACGACGATCGCAAGGCACAATCGCTGGCCGGGGCGGACGCGCTGGTCGGCACCCGGCGGCGGATTGAGCAGACCGGGTTGCCCGTCGCGGTGGTGACCGGCGGCGGAACGGGCACCTGGGAATTTGTCGCTTCGGTACCGGGGGTGACGGAGATCCAACCCGGTTCGTTCGTCGTGATGGACGCCGCGTACCACCGGGTCCGGCCGGAGTTCGCGCGGGCGCTCTCGGTTCTGACGACGGTGGTGAGCCGGCGCCCGGGCCGGTACGTACTCGACGCGGGCAGCAAGGCGATCTCGCGCGATTTTGGAACGCCCGAGGTGAAGGGGCGGGCGGGGGACCGGGTGGACCGCCTCAACGAGGAACACACGATCGTTGAAGTCTCGGGCGACGGCCCTTCGGTCGGGGATTGTGTCGAAGTGTGGCCGACGCACTGCTGTGCCACGATGAACCTGCACCGCACCTGTGTCGGTGTCCGGGCCGGGAAGGTGGAGGCCGTTTGGCCGATCGAATGTAGCGGTCGATACGATTGA
- a CDS encoding aminotransferase class I/II-fold pyridoxal phosphate-dependent enzyme produces MTDLTREVSPAFLAFKAFASDALARRPDLKRLDCLNPVRAIPHDFDFSAPPDVTLHHAWQQYLGLRFAHSFLSEGVRDALFKLFAGPLKDRTISIPSDVYPVYQVIGERAGVRFATYPTLPVFDITSALRTDTVLLTAPLTPLGRDLTPNELAELLGWLNGSANRLLVIDRVYDYTRSTDLQPLIDTNQVIVCYSLSKSHLAPRVSGFTIAPERFAVVPTDTADAGGAKILLTRYRHFPQTQASIFRWRWEHLSDKIRTFDATWQPPERGYLSVVRVKHTELLDRGVLAVPGEVYGTSNDLSLVTCLHETNGGAERELVDRYHVTALSNFARGYDTYSRTYSKASITQSTYPDQFFLVPAERLDIGFTKVQGLLPKTVVGDRPLVIHTQIERHELRANVRTGRGEYVERNHVRVSRVLDEDRNEVRIADAYAASLELNGQLLDWDQVRPRSLSVLPIARACQARCDFCFSHASISEEQDQGRLLLPRLEAACTESRARGAERMVITGGGEPTLLARAKLLEIIRTGARYFPKVVMITNGYNLGHADPARRLELLREYHAAGLTVLAISRHSPDRNSDIMHLDTRSERVARTWLENRDALRGLALRWVCVLQQNGVSNETTLRHYLDWVAQTGGDEVCFKELYVAATGESVYRDHPSNAWSADHQVPLSLVTEFLHAHGAERAGALPWGAPTYRLRWGGRQLSVVAYTEPSVFWERTHGICRSWNLMADGTCFANLETTKSLIEIGRTGPALPLWEGRAPTPSGA; encoded by the coding sequence GTGACGGACCTAACCCGTGAAGTCAGCCCCGCGTTCCTGGCATTTAAAGCGTTCGCTTCCGACGCACTCGCCCGGCGCCCCGACCTGAAGCGCCTGGACTGCTTGAACCCGGTCCGCGCGATCCCGCACGACTTCGACTTTTCCGCCCCGCCGGACGTCACTCTCCACCACGCCTGGCAACAGTACCTCGGGCTCCGGTTCGCTCACAGCTTCCTTTCGGAAGGCGTGCGCGACGCCTTGTTCAAACTCTTCGCCGGGCCGTTGAAGGACCGGACCATCTCGATTCCTTCGGACGTGTACCCGGTCTACCAGGTGATCGGGGAGCGGGCCGGGGTTCGGTTTGCCACGTACCCCACGCTACCCGTCTTCGACATCACGTCCGCGCTAAGAACGGACACGGTCCTGCTCACGGCCCCCCTCACGCCACTCGGGCGCGACCTTACCCCGAACGAACTGGCCGAACTGCTCGGATGGCTGAACGGCTCCGCAAACAGGCTATTGGTGATCGACCGGGTGTACGACTACACCCGGTCCACAGACCTTCAGCCGCTGATCGATACGAACCAGGTGATCGTCTGCTACTCCCTCTCAAAAAGTCACCTGGCACCGCGGGTGTCGGGGTTTACGATCGCGCCGGAGCGGTTCGCCGTTGTGCCCACGGACACAGCGGACGCCGGCGGAGCGAAAATACTCCTCACGCGCTACCGCCACTTTCCCCAGACCCAAGCGTCGATCTTCCGCTGGCGCTGGGAACACCTTTCTGACAAGATCCGGACCTTCGACGCCACATGGCAGCCGCCCGAACGGGGGTACCTCTCCGTCGTGCGCGTAAAGCACACCGAACTCCTGGACCGGGGGGTGCTGGCGGTGCCCGGCGAAGTGTACGGCACGAGCAACGACCTCTCTCTGGTCACGTGCCTGCACGAAACCAACGGCGGGGCGGAGCGGGAGCTCGTGGACCGCTATCACGTAACCGCGCTCTCGAATTTCGCACGCGGGTACGACACCTACTCGCGCACCTATAGTAAAGCCAGCATCACTCAATCCACGTACCCCGACCAGTTCTTTCTGGTCCCAGCAGAGCGGCTGGACATCGGTTTTACCAAGGTGCAGGGCCTCCTCCCGAAGACCGTTGTGGGGGATCGCCCACTCGTCATTCACACCCAGATCGAGCGGCACGAACTGCGGGCCAACGTGCGGACCGGCCGGGGCGAGTACGTGGAGCGGAACCACGTCCGCGTCTCACGCGTTCTTGACGAGGACCGGAACGAGGTCCGCATCGCGGACGCATACGCCGCATCGCTCGAGCTGAACGGCCAGCTCCTCGACTGGGACCAAGTGCGACCGCGTTCGCTCTCGGTGCTCCCGATCGCGCGGGCCTGTCAGGCCCGGTGCGACTTCTGCTTCTCGCACGCGTCCATTTCTGAAGAACAGGACCAGGGGCGGCTACTCCTCCCGCGCTTGGAGGCGGCCTGCACCGAGAGCCGCGCACGCGGCGCCGAACGGATGGTCATCACCGGCGGCGGCGAGCCGACGCTCCTCGCGCGTGCCAAGCTTTTGGAAATCATCCGGACCGGGGCGCGGTACTTCCCCAAAGTCGTGATGATCACCAACGGGTACAACCTGGGCCACGCGGACCCGGCCAGGCGCCTCGAGCTCCTGCGCGAGTACCACGCAGCCGGGCTGACGGTGCTGGCCATTTCCCGCCACAGTCCCGACCGCAACAGCGACATCATGCACCTGGACACGCGCTCGGAACGCGTCGCCCGCACCTGGCTGGAGAACCGGGACGCGCTCCGCGGACTGGCACTCAGATGGGTGTGCGTGCTGCAACAGAACGGCGTTTCCAACGAAACCACGCTACGGCACTATCTGGATTGGGTCGCCCAGACCGGCGGCGACGAGGTCTGTTTCAAGGAGCTGTACGTCGCCGCGACCGGCGAATCCGTCTATCGCGATCACCCTTCCAACGCGTGGTCTGCGGACCACCAGGTGCCCCTGAGTCTGGTGACGGAGTTCCTACACGCGCATGGGGCGGAACGGGCGGGCGCGTTGCCGTGGGGAGCGCCCACATATCGGCTCCGGTGGGGCGGACGGCAACTGTCCGTCGTGGCGTACACCGAACCGAGCGTGTTCTGGGAACGGACGCACGGGATCTGCCGGAGCTGGAACCTTATGGCGGACGGAACCTGTTTCGCCAATTTGGAAACGACCAAGAGCCTCATCGAGATCGGTCGAACGGGACCGGCGCTCCCACTCTGGGAAGGCCGCGCTCCGACACCCAGCGGGGCTTGA